One stretch of Fibrobacter sp. DNA includes these proteins:
- a CDS encoding tryptophanase produces the protein MANVKFYAGESFPLEMHKVRIIQKLNLIPIEERHKCMEAAGNNTFLLKNRDVFMDMLTDSGVNAMSDRQLASMMEADDSYAGSETFTRLEKTVKKFFGVEYFLPAHQGRACENIISQVFVKKGTVVPMNYHFTTSKAHITLNGGMVEEIIVDEGLKIKSDCSFKGDIDIDKLKAIINKWGADNVAFVRVEAGTNLVGGQPGSLENLSQVSSICRSHRIPLVYDASLLADNLYFIMKREKACAGMTPHEIVLKIGSLCDVIYFSARKLGFGRGGGICTNNREYFIKMREMVPLYEGFLTYGGMSVREMEAITVGLEETLDEDMISQGPIFIEHMVKELDRKGVPVITPAGGLGCHVDAKAFLDHIPQSQYPAGALAAAFYIASGVRGMERGTMSEQRDENGVEPLAHMELLRLAVPRRVFTLSQINYAVDRMVWLYENRRLVGGLKFVEEPKILRFFFGRLAPLSDWQTKLVEKFRKDFGDSL, from the coding sequence ATGGCAAATGTAAAATTTTACGCAGGGGAATCGTTTCCTCTCGAGATGCACAAAGTTCGTATCATCCAGAAATTGAACCTTATACCCATTGAAGAGCGGCATAAATGCATGGAAGCTGCCGGTAATAATACCTTCCTGCTTAAGAACAGGGATGTATTCATGGATATGCTTACAGACAGTGGTGTAAACGCGATGAGCGATCGTCAATTGGCTTCAATGATGGAGGCTGATGACAGTTATGCCGGAAGTGAGACTTTTACCAGGCTTGAAAAGACGGTTAAAAAGTTTTTCGGGGTTGAGTATTTTCTCCCTGCGCACCAGGGACGTGCCTGTGAAAATATCATCTCACAGGTATTTGTTAAAAAAGGCACTGTAGTTCCCATGAACTACCACTTTACCACCTCAAAGGCGCATATCACTCTTAATGGTGGTATGGTTGAAGAGATTATTGTTGATGAGGGACTTAAAATAAAGAGCGACTGTTCGTTCAAGGGTGATATAGATATAGATAAGCTGAAAGCTATTATAAACAAATGGGGAGCGGATAACGTCGCTTTTGTACGGGTGGAGGCAGGCACAAATCTTGTTGGCGGTCAGCCGGGCTCACTTGAGAACCTGAGTCAGGTCAGCAGCATCTGCCGCTCACACAGGATACCGCTTGTTTATGATGCCAGTCTTCTTGCGGACAACCTCTACTTTATAATGAAAAGAGAAAAAGCATGCGCAGGCATGACACCTCACGAGATTGTACTCAAAATCGGATCTCTTTGCGATGTGATCTATTTCTCTGCCAGAAAACTGGGTTTTGGACGCGGGGGTGGGATTTGTACAAATAACAGAGAGTACTTCATAAAAATGCGGGAGATGGTTCCTCTTTATGAGGGATTTCTCACCTATGGCGGGATGTCGGTGAGGGAGATGGAAGCCATAACCGTTGGTCTGGAGGAGACTCTTGATGAGGACATGATAAGCCAGGGGCCTATCTTTATTGAGCATATGGTAAAGGAACTTGATCGAAAAGGTGTTCCTGTCATTACTCCTGCAGGTGGTCTGGGGTGTCATGTGGATGCGAAGGCATTTCTGGATCACATCCCTCAGAGTCAATATCCGGCCGGGGCACTGGCTGCGGCTTTCTATATCGCAAGTGGTGTGCGGGGGATGGAAAGAGGGACAATGAGTGAACAGCGTGATGAAAATGGAGTCGAGCCATTGGCCCACATGGAGCTTCTCCGTCTTGCTGTTCCCAGACGTGTCTTTACTCTGTCTCAGATCAATTACGCTGTTGACCGTATGGTCTGGCTCTATGAGAACCGCAGACTGGTAGGCGGTCTTAAATTTGTTGAGGAACCGAAGATCCTGCGTTTCTTCTTCGGAAGACTGGCACCGCTTTCTGACTGGCAGACAAAGCTGGTTGAAAAGTTCCGAAAGGATTTCGGGGACAGCCTGTAA
- a CDS encoding isoprenylcysteine carboxylmethyltransferase family protein gives MEEAMTEKTKLTKTGINAIISPFRWIILIGIVYFIASGTIETIRAWLYIGFHIIGSLVGSFLLIKKTPELLNQRGKIQEGTKKWDKTVILTYFLFAIIITPLVAGLDSRFKISSLPFYYTFIGMGLYFLSLVFSLWPMLHNPFFEGTVRIQKDKNHKVVDTGPYRIVRHPGYLGMLFGSLPLPFAFGSIYSFIPVSIMIFLIFMRTFYEDKTLQNELGGYKEYSQKVKYCLIPFLW, from the coding sequence ATGGAGGAAGCCATGACTGAAAAAACCAAACTGACAAAAACTGGAATTAATGCCATTATATCACCTTTTCGATGGATAATTTTAATTGGAATTGTTTATTTCATCGCATCCGGTACAATCGAAACAATCCGAGCCTGGCTGTATATCGGGTTCCATATCATTGGTTCATTAGTTGGCAGTTTTTTATTAATCAAAAAAACTCCTGAACTGTTAAATCAAAGAGGCAAAATACAGGAAGGTACAAAAAAATGGGATAAAACAGTAATTTTAACATATTTTCTTTTTGCAATTATTATAACCCCTTTAGTCGCAGGATTAGATTCAAGATTTAAAATATCTTCATTACCATTTTATTATACTTTTATTGGAATGGGGCTTTATTTCCTGTCATTAGTATTTTCACTTTGGCCAATGTTGCATAACCCGTTTTTTGAGGGAACTGTCCGTATACAAAAAGATAAAAATCATAAAGTAGTTGATACTGGTCCTTATCGTATTGTGCGACATCCGGGATATTTAGGTATGCTTTTCGGTTCATTGCCTTTACCTTTTGCATTTGGTTCAATTTACAGTTTTATTCCTGTCAGTATAATGATCTTCCTCATATTTATGAGAACATTTTATGAAGATAAAACCTTACAAAATGAATTAGGCGGTTATAAGGAGTATAGTCAAAAGGTAAAATATTGTTTAATTCCTTTTTTGTGGTAA
- a CDS encoding phosphoribosylaminoimidazolesuccinocarboxamide synthase: MKLVKKGKTKDVYELEDGNYLLKFKDDVTGQDGKFDPGANTVGLTIEGAGRAGLSLTKRFFEILRDQGIPTHYIDAKIDEASMTVKPAEVFGKGIEVICRYRAVGSFIRRYGMYAKDGDPLDAFVEVTLKDDARNDPPITDDGLEVLGILTKEEYATLKDLTRRVSGIIKSELAKKGLELYDIKLEFGRVKPDNSIVLIDEISGGNMRVYKDGEYIEPLTLEKMMLED, translated from the coding sequence ATGAAACTTGTAAAAAAAGGTAAAACGAAGGATGTATATGAGCTTGAAGATGGGAATTACCTTTTAAAATTCAAGGATGATGTTACCGGGCAGGATGGGAAATTCGATCCGGGTGCAAATACTGTTGGGCTTACCATTGAGGGCGCAGGAAGAGCAGGGCTTAGCTTGACTAAACGGTTCTTTGAAATACTGCGAGATCAGGGTATCCCTACTCACTATATTGATGCAAAAATCGATGAAGCCAGTATGACAGTGAAACCTGCTGAGGTGTTCGGAAAGGGTATTGAAGTTATCTGCAGGTACAGAGCTGTTGGTAGTTTCATACGCCGTTATGGAATGTATGCAAAGGATGGAGATCCGCTTGATGCATTTGTTGAGGTTACGCTCAAAGATGACGCAAGAAATGATCCTCCGATTACAGATGACGGGCTTGAGGTGCTTGGAATTCTTACCAAAGAAGAATATGCTACTCTTAAGGATCTTACCAGACGTGTATCCGGAATTATCAAATCGGAGCTGGCTAAAAAAGGTCTCGAGCTTTATGATATAAAACTTGAGTTCGGACGGGTTAAGCCGGACAATAGTATCGTCTTGATTGATGAAATTTCCGGTGGAAATATGAGGGTTTATAAAGACGGTGAATATATTGAACCGTTAACACTGGAAAAGATGATGCTTGAAGACTAA
- a CDS encoding zf-TFIIB domain-containing protein, translated as MQNIRIQCSCGHQFNSRMKNCPFCGAERVLNHDGQEYLCPVCECRLQEHVYKTETVSICGKCNGLWLSNDELQILTSERSVFSDDSLPRKYVRGPLEKRGNYVKCPVCRKPMVRSNFGRISGVIIDICGDHGAWFDAGELEKVRTFVANGGLQVSQDREIEKNKSDIDLLKYKVKDLELMEKILHKWKLKRYRYRKF; from the coding sequence ATGCAAAACATAAGAATCCAGTGTTCATGCGGACATCAGTTTAACAGCAGGATGAAAAACTGCCCGTTCTGCGGAGCAGAAAGGGTACTGAATCATGATGGGCAGGAGTATCTTTGCCCGGTTTGTGAATGCAGGCTGCAGGAACATGTATACAAGACAGAAACTGTCAGTATCTGCGGGAAATGTAATGGGCTCTGGTTGAGTAACGATGAACTGCAAATATTAACTTCAGAGAGAAGCGTATTCAGCGATGACTCGCTGCCACGGAAATATGTCAGAGGGCCCCTTGAGAAAAGAGGAAATTATGTAAAATGCCCGGTATGCAGAAAGCCCATGGTAAGAAGTAATTTCGGCAGGATATCAGGGGTAATTATTGATATTTGCGGGGATCACGGTGCATGGTTCGATGCAGGGGAACTGGAAAAGGTAAGAACATTTGTGGCAAACGGCGGCCTGCAGGTTTCTCAGGACCGGGAGATTGAGAAAAATAAAAGTGATATTGATCTTCTGAAATACAAAGTGAAAGATCTGGAGCTGATGGAAAAGATCCTCCACAAGTGGAAGTTAAAAAGATACCGGTATAGAAAATTTTAA
- a CDS encoding lipid-binding SYLF domain-containing protein, translating into MLEATIHEEVAAALNRLQEKHKDLKEKLQKAYGYAVFPSVGRAGVVLGGAYGQGEVFEGGKPVGFATMSQITVGVQVGGQTFTQILTFSNKKSFERFKKRGKLGFTANASAVMVKAAATATNNVSDVEASAYSMGGMLLELSLGGSKFMFIPPLEKIPQNKPAPKEPEPEKTEQPASEKPKEKSSDDKREDPGLGSSIKNGVGQWAAKQMTKVPVLGKILPHNGKHRKSPVDAIAGMVTGAKKELSTNRVLRQEVEAVLKMIEEAHPQFKHSMDQAYGYAIFPSVGRAGLVVGGAYGKGEVFEQKKLIGYAGIVQLTIGVQIGGETFDAVVLFADKEGLERFKKGKIGFAANAGAVIVKAGAEATTKYKADKVYLFSQGGLLIEAAIGGQKFIFRPAVLTRKQPAEVK; encoded by the coding sequence ATGCTTGAAGCTACGATTCATGAAGAAGTCGCAGCAGCACTCAATCGATTACAGGAAAAACATAAAGACCTCAAAGAAAAGTTGCAAAAAGCATACGGTTATGCAGTTTTCCCTTCGGTGGGAAGAGCTGGAGTTGTTTTGGGTGGGGCTTATGGACAGGGTGAAGTTTTTGAAGGAGGTAAACCTGTAGGTTTTGCAACCATGAGTCAGATAACAGTTGGTGTTCAGGTAGGAGGACAGACTTTTACCCAGATACTTACTTTCAGCAATAAAAAGTCATTTGAAAGATTTAAAAAACGGGGAAAATTAGGTTTTACTGCCAACGCTTCGGCTGTAATGGTTAAAGCTGCTGCAACCGCCACCAATAATGTTTCTGATGTGGAGGCCAGTGCTTATTCAATGGGAGGGATGTTATTAGAGCTCTCACTGGGTGGTTCAAAATTCATGTTTATTCCACCACTGGAGAAAATACCACAGAACAAACCTGCTCCAAAAGAACCTGAACCGGAAAAAACAGAGCAACCAGCATCAGAAAAACCAAAAGAAAAGAGTTCTGATGACAAGCGTGAAGATCCCGGCCTGGGATCATCAATAAAAAATGGTGTGGGGCAGTGGGCTGCAAAGCAGATGACAAAAGTACCTGTATTGGGAAAAATCCTGCCTCATAATGGGAAGCATAGAAAATCACCAGTCGATGCGATTGCTGGTATGGTGACCGGCGCTAAAAAGGAACTTTCCACTAATCGGGTATTAAGGCAGGAGGTAGAAGCGGTTTTAAAAATGATAGAGGAGGCTCATCCTCAGTTTAAGCATTCCATGGATCAGGCTTATGGTTATGCAATTTTCCCTTCGGTGGGAAGAGCCGGGCTTGTAGTGGGCGGAGCATACGGAAAGGGAGAAGTGTTTGAACAGAAAAAACTTATTGGCTATGCAGGGATAGTGCAATTGACCATCGGTGTACAGATCGGGGGAGAGACATTTGATGCTGTGGTGCTGTTTGCAGATAAGGAAGGTCTGGAGAGATTTAAAAAGGGAAAAATTGGATTTGCGGCAAATGCCGGAGCAGTAATCGTAAAAGCAGGTGCTGAAGCTACCACAAAGTATAAGGCCGATAAAGTTTACCTGTTTTCGCAGGGCGGACTGTTAATAGAGGCTGCAATAGGAGGTCAGAAATTCATTTTCCGGCCTGCAGTGTTAACCAGAAAACAGCCTGCAGAAGTAAAATAG
- a CDS encoding glycosyltransferase family 4 protein translates to MNIMLLTYQGDMAGSTNSISFLALGLVQRGHTVVVGCRKESLLFSMLSGTPVNVIPMVFNGRLDLNNIRHIADVAKKYSIELINAQSSYDRYTAILARWFHRLNCKIVHTRRQPPRSDGGFIQRQFYIRGTDKIVVVSDTLKRIFIDKGYPASHLEVIYNGTPVSRYKNSDSSHVEQLRNRLGIAPDDVVIGCVSRLKKQAQLIHALTHLDPSYKVLFVGIEKNCLDDLAQSLGVKQKIIYAGKVGTDEVLDYYKLMNVDVLPSTTDGFGLVLIEAMANGVPVVGTDFGGISDVIRHEECGLLFSDNNHEQLAASIERCIKDKTLREKLIRNGYKRALEDFSIERTIDNYENFFRRLIDTGK, encoded by the coding sequence ATGAATATCATGCTATTGACCTATCAGGGAGACATGGCTGGTTCGACAAATTCGATATCATTTCTTGCTCTGGGATTGGTGCAGCGCGGACATACCGTAGTAGTCGGATGTCGTAAGGAGAGCCTTTTATTTTCCATGCTCAGCGGGACACCTGTAAATGTCATACCGATGGTATTCAATGGACGATTAGATCTTAACAACATACGACATATTGCAGATGTAGCAAAAAAGTATTCTATTGAACTTATCAATGCACAATCGAGTTACGACCGGTACACAGCCATATTAGCCCGATGGTTTCACCGGCTCAATTGCAAAATTGTCCATACCCGGCGTCAACCGCCACGCAGTGATGGCGGTTTTATTCAGCGGCAATTCTATATCAGGGGAACGGACAAAATAGTAGTTGTAAGTGACACATTGAAAAGGATATTCATCGATAAGGGCTATCCTGCATCACACCTTGAGGTTATTTATAATGGTACTCCTGTCAGCAGATACAAAAACAGTGACAGCAGCCATGTTGAACAATTAAGAAACAGACTGGGTATTGCACCCGATGATGTCGTCATCGGATGTGTGTCACGCTTGAAAAAGCAGGCTCAGTTGATTCACGCACTGACACACCTTGACCCTTCATATAAGGTCCTTTTTGTCGGTATTGAGAAGAACTGTCTCGATGATTTAGCGCAAAGTCTTGGTGTAAAACAGAAAATCATCTATGCCGGTAAGGTTGGCACCGATGAAGTCCTTGACTATTATAAGCTCATGAACGTTGATGTTCTCCCGTCTACTACCGATGGATTCGGTCTTGTACTGATCGAGGCAATGGCAAATGGAGTACCTGTCGTGGGGACTGATTTCGGCGGGATATCAGATGTAATCCGGCATGAAGAGTGCGGACTGCTCTTTTCAGATAATAACCACGAGCAACTGGCTGCAAGTATTGAGAGGTGTATTAAAGATAAAACACTCCGGGAGAAGCTTATCCGTAACGGTTACAAACGTGCGCTTGAAGATTTTTCGATTGAACGGACAATTGATAATTATGAAAACTTTTTCAGGCGTTTAATTGATACTGGTAAGTGA
- a CDS encoding endoglucanase — MINFSRYIFCLFILSCFSFSLAQDFNYAEVLQKSMWFYEVQRSGKLPENNRVEWRGSSAVNDCGEGGVDLSGGWYDAGDNMKFNFPMASSLTLLAWGGLEYPEGYQRYGQWGWFLENIKWVTDYLVKCHSAKNEFYGQIGIGMVDHKWWGSPEVYPLERPAFKIDANNPGSDLAAEAAAALASSSMLFRGTDPAYADLLLEHAKELFTFADTYRGLYHEAIPDVVDFYKSWSGYYDELVWGAVWLYIATGDSYYLSKAEELYPELSKEPQSTTPKFKEALSWDDKTYGCYVLLAKITNKEKYHADARRWLDWWSHGYAVRQAGGSSWSSEEGISYTPGGLAWVRQWGPIRYAANTAFAAFVYSDLKDVPTKKKELYYNWAKSQIDYALGKNEHNRSFVCGFGVNPPTKPHHRSMHGPYLDDNGRTPVESRHVLYGALVGGPGLDGSYEDARLDAVKNEVATDYNAGFSSAVARLARDFNGAALPDFPSPAVRDTEYVVVAKINTPGDRFTEIAATVLNKTTWPARYAENFKIRYFVNLSEVFEAGFSLSDVIVEFRNCHLCSSDTLDISPLTPYNGDTAVYYIEISFDGESIYPGGQSAYRREVQFRIGLPETAPQNIWDPANDPSFVNLTSQVDTTGCMEIPAYENGVLVWGKEPDGTHFVIPTWQKPDLSEPQYNPSGWNRSFFQGVPVIKGPTPVSARPGISSVQKGNSLEIKSDMELTFRIFTLDGKNVLSGKIVRGESRLIDLKKYRGSALVMRATAVGKEFSRRIVIP, encoded by the coding sequence ATGATTAATTTCTCAAGGTACATCTTCTGTTTATTTATCCTGTCATGTTTTTCATTCTCCCTGGCACAGGATTTCAATTACGCTGAGGTTCTGCAGAAATCCATGTGGTTTTATGAAGTGCAGCGTTCCGGTAAACTTCCGGAAAATAACCGTGTTGAGTGGCGCGGATCATCCGCTGTAAACGACTGCGGTGAGGGTGGGGTTGATTTAAGCGGGGGATGGTACGATGCGGGGGATAATATGAAATTCAACTTCCCCATGGCTTCATCCCTGACCCTTCTTGCCTGGGGCGGGCTTGAGTATCCGGAGGGTTATCAGAGATACGGGCAATGGGGATGGTTTCTGGAGAATATCAAGTGGGTAACTGATTATCTGGTAAAGTGCCACAGTGCAAAAAATGAATTCTACGGCCAGATAGGAATTGGAATGGTAGATCACAAGTGGTGGGGTTCTCCAGAAGTTTACCCTCTTGAGAGGCCGGCGTTTAAAATAGATGCCAATAATCCCGGAAGTGATCTGGCAGCCGAGGCTGCCGCAGCGCTTGCATCTTCCTCGATGCTTTTCAGGGGAACAGATCCTGCTTACGCGGATCTTCTTCTTGAGCACGCAAAAGAGCTTTTTACTTTTGCGGATACCTACAGGGGACTGTACCATGAAGCGATCCCCGATGTGGTTGATTTTTACAAATCATGGAGCGGATATTACGATGAGCTGGTATGGGGGGCTGTATGGCTTTACATCGCGACCGGGGATTCGTATTACCTGTCAAAAGCCGAGGAGCTCTATCCTGAGTTATCCAAAGAGCCTCAGAGTACCACTCCGAAGTTCAAGGAGGCGCTCTCCTGGGATGACAAGACATACGGCTGCTACGTTTTGCTCGCTAAAATCACAAACAAAGAGAAATACCATGCGGATGCCCGGCGATGGCTTGACTGGTGGAGCCACGGATATGCAGTACGTCAAGCGGGCGGCAGCAGTTGGAGCAGTGAGGAAGGTATATCGTATACGCCTGGAGGTCTCGCCTGGGTTCGTCAATGGGGACCAATCCGTTATGCGGCAAATACGGCATTTGCAGCCTTTGTCTATAGTGATCTGAAAGATGTTCCGACCAAGAAAAAAGAACTCTACTACAACTGGGCAAAGAGTCAGATCGATTATGCCCTGGGAAAAAATGAACATAACAGAAGCTTCGTATGCGGTTTTGGTGTAAATCCTCCCACAAAACCCCACCATCGAAGCATGCACGGGCCTTACCTCGATGACAACGGCCGCACTCCTGTAGAATCCCGTCATGTACTCTATGGTGCACTGGTAGGGGGACCAGGTCTTGACGGGTCCTACGAAGATGCGCGGCTGGATGCCGTAAAAAACGAGGTTGCCACAGATTACAACGCAGGTTTCAGTTCCGCGGTAGCAAGGCTGGCAAGAGATTTTAACGGTGCCGCGCTTCCCGACTTCCCTTCTCCTGCTGTACGGGATACTGAATACGTGGTAGTTGCAAAAATCAACACTCCGGGAGACCGATTCACAGAGATTGCCGCTACAGTGCTGAATAAAACCACCTGGCCGGCACGCTATGCCGAAAATTTCAAGATAAGGTACTTTGTTAATCTCTCCGAGGTTTTTGAGGCCGGATTCAGTTTATCTGATGTAATTGTAGAATTCAGGAATTGTCATTTATGCAGCAGTGACACACTTGATATAAGTCCCCTCACCCCGTATAACGGAGATACTGCCGTTTATTATATAGAAATCTCTTTTGACGGAGAGTCAATCTATCCGGGAGGACAGTCAGCATACAGAAGAGAGGTACAGTTCAGGATCGGACTTCCTGAAACCGCGCCTCAGAATATATGGGACCCCGCAAACGATCCGTCTTTCGTCAACCTGACATCGCAAGTTGACACTACCGGATGCATGGAGATTCCGGCTTACGAGAACGGAGTGCTGGTGTGGGGAAAGGAACCTGATGGCACCCATTTTGTAATCCCCACGTGGCAGAAGCCGGATTTAAGCGAACCACAGTACAACCCGTCAGGATGGAACAGATCCTTTTTTCAAGGAGTTCCTGTAATAAAAGGGCCAACGCCTGTATCGGCAAGACCGGGTATTTCATCAGTACAAAAGGGAAATTCCCTCGAGATAAAATCCGACATGGAATTGACGTTCAGGATATTTACACTTGATGGCAAAAATGTCCTTTCAGGAAAAATTGTCAGAGGCGAATCCAGATTAATCGACCTGAAAAAATACAGAGGATCTGCATTGGTTATGAGGGCTACTGCAGTGGGTAAAGAATTCTCGCGACGGATAGTGATTCCATGA
- a CDS encoding endo-1,4-beta-xylanase, translated as MGKKGKVFLCIISLVAVSSAQETLKSLAAKINFNIGTCVSGIWYRNSDQQYNEVMAREFNTFVCENEMKPDALHGTRGSPNFSTADRLVNWAMQNNYKVRGHTLCWHAQNPTWIRNNNWNRQQALEALKEHITLIVTHFKGKVYQWDVINELWDDNGANPQMRTTNPWFNKIGEDFVDSAFTFAHRADPDARLFYNDYNNSTINNKSTAMYNKIKKMVENGVPIHGIGFQAHHTEPEWSDNFKNSLKQNIKRFNELGLEVVFTETDVRITTPTDQSELIDQARMYKAMLEATLESEGATTFMLWGFTDKHSWIPGTFPGTGDALIFDSNYKKKPAYDSLAAVLKRAQSTAVKQPVKNETLSSMTMSCNGSILKVNFNALNTGKASLKLYTMNGNLVKESVIQTVAGQNYSHNFDISDIANVFFIAKVIDSKNRVYQSKLVASK; from the coding sequence ATGGGGAAAAAGGGAAAAGTTTTTCTTTGTATTATCAGTCTCGTTGCAGTTTCCAGCGCACAGGAGACACTGAAAAGCCTTGCAGCCAAAATCAACTTCAATATTGGAACGTGCGTCTCCGGCATCTGGTATCGCAATTCTGATCAGCAATACAATGAAGTAATGGCCCGTGAATTCAACACCTTCGTCTGCGAAAACGAGATGAAACCGGATGCGCTTCACGGTACCCGTGGTTCTCCTAATTTCTCGACTGCAGATAGACTGGTCAACTGGGCTATGCAGAATAACTACAAAGTCCGCGGTCATACGCTCTGCTGGCATGCTCAGAATCCTACATGGATCAGAAACAATAATTGGAACCGTCAGCAGGCTCTTGAAGCTTTAAAAGAACACATAACTCTTATCGTGACCCACTTTAAAGGTAAAGTCTATCAATGGGACGTTATCAATGAACTATGGGATGATAACGGGGCCAACCCCCAGATGAGAACTACTAATCCCTGGTTTAATAAGATCGGAGAAGATTTTGTTGATTCAGCATTTACTTTTGCTCACAGGGCTGATCCTGACGCCAGACTGTTCTACAACGATTACAATAACAGCACCATAAATAACAAATCCACAGCCATGTACAACAAAATCAAGAAGATGGTTGAGAATGGCGTACCAATCCATGGTATTGGCTTTCAGGCACACCACACAGAACCTGAGTGGAGCGACAATTTTAAAAACAGCCTCAAGCAGAATATCAAACGTTTTAACGAACTTGGACTGGAGGTTGTTTTTACCGAAACAGATGTCAGAATTACCACCCCCACAGATCAAAGTGAGCTTATCGATCAGGCAAGAATGTATAAAGCGATGCTTGAGGCCACTTTGGAGAGTGAAGGTGCCACAACTTTTATGCTCTGGGGATTTACCGATAAACATTCATGGATTCCGGGAACCTTCCCTGGAACTGGTGATGCACTGATTTTTGACAGCAATTATAAAAAGAAACCGGCCTACGACTCACTTGCTGCAGTTCTTAAAAGAGCACAAAGCACGGCTGTAAAACAACCGGTTAAAAATGAAACTTTATCATCGATGACCATGAGCTGCAACGGTTCCATTTTGAAAGTCAATTTTAACGCTTTGAATACAGGCAAAGCATCACTTAAGCTTTACACTATGAACGGCAATCTTGTTAAGGAATCCGTTATACAGACAGTTGCCGGGCAGAACTACTCACATAATTTTGATATATCAGACATTGCAAACGTTTTTTTTATTGCAAAGGTTATCGACAGTAAAAACCGTGTTTACCAGTCAAAATTAGTGGCTTCAAAATAA
- a CDS encoding glycosyltransferase family 4 protein: MNIMLLTYQGDMAGSTNSISFLAEGLAQRGHTVVVGCRKESLLFTMLSGTPVNVIPMVFNGRLDFNNVRHIADVVKKYSIELINAQSSYDRYTAILARWFHRLNCKIVHTRRQPPRSDGGFIQRQFYIRGTDKIVVVSDTLKKIFIDKGYPASHLEAIYNGTPVSRYKNSDSRRIEQLRNRLGIAPDDIVIGCVSRLKKQYQLIHALTHLDPSYKVLFVGIEKNCFDDLARSLGVQQKIIYAGMVGTDEVLDYYKLMSVNVLPSTTDGFGLVLIEAMANGVPVVGTDFGGIRDVIRHEECGLLFADNNHEQLAASIERCIKDKTLREKLIRNGYKRALEDFSIERTIDNYESFFRRLIDTGK; encoded by the coding sequence ATGAATATCATGCTATTGACCTATCAGGGAGACATGGCTGGTTCGACAAATTCGATATCTTTTCTCGCGGAGGGCCTGGCACAGCGCGGACATACCGTAGTAGTGGGATGTCGTAAGGAGAGCCTTTTGTTTACCATGCTCAGCGGGACACCTGTAAATGTCATACCAATGGTATTCAATGGACGCTTAGATTTCAACAACGTACGTCATATTGCAGATGTTGTTAAAAAGTATTCCATTGAACTTATCAATGCACAATCGAGTTACGACCGTTACACAGCCATATTAGCCCGATGGTTTCACCGGCTCAACTGCAAAATTGTTCATACCCGGCGTCAGCCACCGCGCAGTGATGGCGGTTTTATTCAGCGGCAATTCTATATCAGGGGAACAGATAAGATAGTCGTTGTAAGTGATACATTAAAAAAGATATTCATCGATAAGGGCTATCCTGCGTCACACCTTGAAGCTATTTATAATGGTACTCCTGTCAGCAGATACAAAAACAGTGACAGCCGCCGTATTGAACAATTGAGAAACAGACTTGGTATTGCACCCGATGATATTGTTATCGGATGCGTATCACGCCTGAAAAAACAGTATCAGTTGATTCACGCACTGACACACCTTGACCCTTCATATAAGGTTCTTTTTGTCGGTATCGAGAAGAACTGTTTTGATGATTTGGCGCGTAGTCTTGGTGTACAGCAGAAGATTATTTATGCCGGTATGGTTGGCACTGATGAAGTCCTTGACTATTATAAGCTCATGAGTGTCAATGTCCTCCCGTCTACTACCGATGGATTCGGACTTGTACTGATCGAGGCAATGGCAAATGGAGTGCCTGTCGTGGGGACTGATTTTGGTGGAATAAGAGATGTAATCCGGCATGAGGAGTGCGGACTGCTCTTTGCAGATAATAACCATGAGCAACTGGCTGCAAGTATTGAGAGGTGTATTAAAGATAAGACACTCAGGGAGAAGCTTATCCGTAACGGTTACAAACGTGCACTTGAGGATTTTTCGATAGAACGGACGATTGATAATTATGAAAGCTTTTTCAGGCGTTTAATTGATACTGGTAAGTGA